A single genomic interval of Aureliella helgolandensis harbors:
- a CDS encoding DUF1501 domain-containing protein, giving the protein MSHKSIIHEANEQALQYQTRRHFLSQCTTGLGSLWLASQAQGATPNKVGGDSARGLHVPPKVKRVIYLHMIGAPSQLELFDYRPELQKYDGKDCPQAYLEGQRFAFIQGTPQMLGPQYPFKQHGASGAWVSDRLPHFSEVVDKVCFIKSMQTDQFNHGPAQLMVQSGQSRIGYPSIGSWVTWGLGTENEDLPGFIVLLSGGRLPRVGNALWSSGFLPSVYQGVQCRSKGDPVLNVSNPQGVSRDQRRAALDSLKRLNEMNHAQFGDPETLTRISQYELAFRMQTAVPDAMDISQESPATHEEYGVELGKESFANNCLLARRLAERGVRFIQLYDWGWDTHGSNESESLNGGFNRKCQQSDRPMTALLRDLDRRGLLEDTLVVWSGEFGRTSMAENRGGVATRFIGRDHNPNAFTLWMAGGGVKAGFSYGETDEMGYHVAENPVQVRDFHATLQRLLGIDYQRMTFPYQGLNQKLTGVKPARVVEEVLL; this is encoded by the coding sequence ATGTCCCATAAGTCCATCATTCACGAAGCCAACGAACAAGCGTTGCAGTACCAGACTCGCCGGCACTTCCTCAGCCAATGCACAACCGGCCTTGGATCTTTGTGGTTGGCATCGCAGGCCCAAGGGGCCACTCCCAATAAAGTAGGTGGGGATAGTGCGCGGGGATTGCATGTGCCTCCCAAAGTCAAGCGAGTCATCTACTTGCACATGATCGGCGCGCCCAGCCAGCTGGAGTTGTTTGACTACCGACCAGAATTGCAAAAATACGATGGGAAGGATTGTCCTCAAGCCTATTTGGAAGGACAGAGATTCGCCTTCATACAAGGCACGCCTCAAATGTTGGGGCCGCAATATCCCTTCAAGCAACATGGAGCATCAGGAGCTTGGGTTTCGGATCGCCTGCCGCACTTTTCGGAAGTTGTCGACAAAGTCTGCTTTATCAAGTCAATGCAAACAGACCAGTTCAACCACGGGCCTGCCCAGCTTATGGTCCAAAGTGGTCAATCTCGGATTGGCTACCCTTCGATCGGTTCTTGGGTAACGTGGGGACTAGGAACGGAGAACGAGGATCTTCCCGGATTTATTGTGCTACTGTCAGGCGGGCGTTTGCCGCGGGTGGGCAACGCGCTGTGGAGTAGTGGGTTTCTTCCATCGGTGTACCAGGGAGTCCAATGCCGCTCTAAGGGAGACCCCGTTTTGAATGTTTCGAATCCGCAGGGTGTGTCTCGCGATCAACGCCGCGCCGCACTTGACTCTCTTAAACGCCTCAACGAAATGAATCACGCGCAGTTTGGCGATCCGGAAACGTTGACTCGCATATCCCAGTACGAGTTGGCTTTCCGCATGCAAACCGCGGTTCCCGATGCGATGGACATCTCGCAAGAGTCGCCAGCGACCCATGAAGAATATGGTGTGGAGTTGGGCAAGGAGTCTTTTGCAAATAACTGCCTGTTGGCTCGGCGGCTAGCCGAGCGGGGCGTGCGTTTTATTCAACTGTACGACTGGGGCTGGGATACCCATGGATCGAACGAGAGTGAGTCGCTCAATGGTGGATTTAATCGAAAGTGCCAGCAGTCCGACCGTCCGATGACTGCCTTGCTGCGTGACCTCGATCGTCGTGGTCTGTTAGAAGATACGTTGGTCGTGTGGAGCGGTGAGTTCGGGAGAACTTCCATGGCAGAAAATCGAGGCGGTGTGGCCACGCGATTCATCGGTCGAGATCACAATCCCAACGCATTCACGCTATGGATGGCCGGTGGTGGTGTGAAGGCCGGATTTAGCTATGGCGAAACCGATGAAATGGGATATCACGTAGCTGAGAATCCCGTCCAGGTTCGAGATTTTCATGCCACGCTGCAGCGTTTGCTGGGGATCGATTACCAGCGCATGACTTTCCCCTATCAGGGGTTGAACCAAAAATTGACCGGTGTCAAACCTGCCCGCGTGGTGGAAGAAGTCCTGCTGTAG
- a CDS encoding leucine-rich repeat domain-containing protein, which translates to MHLQLFFPLLASFLMLANAALVVAQELPTNSAGESVEVEPPFSDASMRAELQRLADICERIGLPSEAEYSRNWLPLPRDDQTVLYLAEDGPSATAPQSTNQAHWRDSFVAIRHRYADFLFEKVQQLAGQGLETEAFQLLWQVHREHPQHSASRRALGAFTTALTRRPQMRTVTTIHPNFAWPARSYSQIRTTHFNLLTRADRRASLELAQQLERFYCLWSQIFYPLWAAPGQLQQRLAGSAVPWDQPEEIQVVLLRDRQEYLQLLGASEANIGVSVGYYAPDSQTSFFYPDDNLTATLFHELTHQLLAEATHLEPSHVGETGGLWLVEGIAMYMESLNQRGSYWTIGGLESPRLQTARYRAVRDGYWPDWSEFTQGNLDSWKKSPELSRLYTHAAGLAHLFLDQLLEEAGAREAFFKALVDVYQGGDGSLANTPRPLLNLLAANEQQAKRVYQTALTLSDEDLHSLRDSGHQVQDLVLAGSQLTPQTWQTLDNQAKLQWLDLSFTNITDEQLKWLPLLKELNRLSVEGTPVEGSFLKQLNELQALAELDLARCAIDDQKLSQLAGLGALETLWLTLTPVTDAALETLDALPALRQCDIQGTAISSSSWQTFLRDHPRLQE; encoded by the coding sequence GTGCACTTGCAGCTCTTCTTCCCACTATTGGCTAGCTTCCTCATGCTTGCGAACGCTGCCTTAGTGGTCGCTCAAGAGTTGCCGACCAACTCTGCTGGAGAATCAGTGGAGGTGGAGCCACCCTTCAGCGACGCTTCTATGCGAGCGGAGTTGCAACGCTTGGCGGACATCTGTGAGCGCATCGGGCTACCGTCGGAAGCGGAATATTCTCGCAATTGGCTACCGCTCCCACGCGATGATCAGACCGTGCTCTACTTAGCTGAAGACGGCCCCTCAGCAACGGCTCCGCAGAGCACTAACCAAGCACACTGGCGCGATTCTTTTGTAGCCATTCGCCACCGCTACGCCGACTTTCTCTTTGAGAAGGTTCAGCAGCTAGCTGGCCAAGGGCTCGAAACCGAAGCCTTTCAACTGCTGTGGCAAGTCCACCGCGAACACCCTCAACACTCCGCATCGCGGCGTGCTCTGGGGGCCTTCACCACCGCGCTGACTCGGCGCCCGCAAATGCGGACCGTGACCACCATTCATCCCAACTTTGCTTGGCCAGCTCGATCCTACAGCCAGATTCGAACGACGCACTTTAATTTACTCACCCGCGCCGATCGGCGCGCTAGCCTGGAGCTAGCACAGCAGCTCGAGCGATTCTATTGCCTGTGGAGTCAAATTTTTTATCCACTGTGGGCCGCCCCTGGCCAACTTCAACAACGCCTAGCAGGAAGCGCGGTACCGTGGGACCAACCTGAAGAGATCCAAGTGGTTCTCTTGCGAGACCGACAAGAGTACTTGCAACTCTTGGGAGCTTCCGAGGCAAATATCGGTGTTTCGGTTGGATACTATGCCCCAGATTCTCAGACTTCGTTTTTCTATCCAGACGACAATCTGACAGCCACGCTTTTCCACGAACTCACCCATCAACTGCTCGCTGAAGCGACGCACTTAGAGCCCTCGCACGTAGGCGAGACTGGCGGCCTATGGCTGGTCGAGGGCATTGCCATGTATATGGAATCGTTGAACCAGCGTGGCAGTTACTGGACCATTGGTGGCCTGGAGTCTCCCCGGCTGCAAACAGCTCGTTATCGGGCGGTGCGCGACGGATATTGGCCCGATTGGTCGGAATTTACACAAGGCAACTTAGACTCGTGGAAGAAGAGCCCAGAGCTATCCCGACTCTACACTCATGCCGCAGGACTGGCCCACCTTTTTCTCGATCAATTACTGGAAGAAGCTGGCGCACGTGAAGCATTTTTTAAGGCCCTGGTCGATGTCTACCAAGGAGGCGATGGCAGCCTGGCGAATACGCCTCGCCCCCTCTTGAACCTGCTAGCGGCTAACGAGCAACAAGCCAAACGGGTCTATCAAACGGCTCTGACCCTGTCGGACGAAGACCTACATTCCTTGAGAGACAGTGGCCATCAAGTTCAAGATCTCGTTCTTGCCGGCAGTCAACTCACGCCTCAGACCTGGCAGACCCTGGACAATCAAGCAAAACTCCAGTGGCTTGACCTCTCTTTTACCAACATTACCGATGAACAACTAAAATGGCTTCCCTTGCTCAAGGAACTCAACCGCCTAAGCGTTGAGGGAACACCGGTAGAGGGCTCCTTCTTAAAGCAACTCAACGAGCTCCAAGCGTTGGCAGAACTCGACCTGGCGCGCTGCGCAATTGACGATCAGAAACTGTCTCAACTAGCGGGTCTCGGTGCACTGGAAACCCTGTGGCTGACGCTAACGCCCGTGACCGATGCGGCTTTGGAAACGCTCGATGCGTTGCCAGCACTGCGGCAATGCGACATTCAGGGAACCGCGATTTCCAGCAGTAGTTGGCAGACTTTCTTACGCGACCATCCCCGATTGCAGGAGTAG
- a CDS encoding sulfatase-like hydrolase/transferase: MPASWGAELSPIGATAPNVVFILADDLGWRDLSCYGSPLCETPHIDALAATGMRFTNAYSAASICSPTRASLMTGKHPVRTGVTDYIPGLKSKPEQMRTPRTARQLALEEVTLGEMFQQAGYETMYAGKWHLGGVGYEPPDQGFDVYVGDRQLGPHGRDWTVGTRITAAFDEFVTARQAAEASAPFLAYLSFHEPHIPILEYPEHINHFQQKVAGLGESPAPRAEREGRTRMRQDDAAYGSEVAGLDDLVGQVVATLDHAGLREETLIVFYSDNGGLSTKSQPGPTSNLPLRAGKGWLYEGGLRVPLLVSLPGKIEPASVSDQLTVSYDLVPTLLDLVGAEVSVNNALPPQALDGRSLQPILLGDVESLPARAEYWHYPHYHGSTWAPGAAMRDGDWKLIQFDHYGQVELYNLAEDPSETKDLAAEHPERVADMQQRLAAWQASVGARFAQPKNLAVEELVAWCIVPFDASRRGPEARAQMLQELGLRKLAYDWREEHVATWDAEIDALAAHDIELTAFWCSSSLSPGQDPGTQRILDFLRRRQVTTQLWVMLPDHELSKIDDEAERVQRAALALRQYAELAGEIGCQVGLYNHGGWIGRPEIMVRVMRELSDLDNLGIVYNLHHAHGELDQFPTALRAMLPYLMCVNLNGTTVGGEKIVTLGEGTLDAEILGWLRQVQYSGPIGILDHRGQLDAKESLEMNLTGLRALIGPVE; this comes from the coding sequence GTGCCAGCGAGTTGGGGGGCGGAGTTGAGTCCTATAGGAGCGACTGCGCCCAACGTAGTCTTTATTCTAGCTGATGACTTGGGGTGGCGCGATCTTTCCTGCTACGGGAGCCCACTCTGCGAAACGCCCCATATCGACGCACTTGCCGCTACTGGAATGCGTTTCACCAATGCCTACAGTGCCGCATCGATTTGCTCTCCGACGCGCGCTAGTTTGATGACTGGCAAGCATCCGGTGCGAACCGGGGTCACCGACTATATTCCCGGGCTGAAATCAAAGCCGGAACAAATGCGGACACCCCGCACGGCACGGCAACTGGCTTTGGAGGAAGTGACCTTAGGAGAAATGTTCCAACAAGCTGGTTATGAAACGATGTACGCCGGGAAATGGCATTTAGGAGGGGTCGGTTACGAGCCGCCCGACCAGGGCTTTGACGTGTATGTTGGGGACCGGCAGCTCGGCCCCCATGGACGCGATTGGACGGTTGGAACGCGAATCACCGCCGCCTTTGATGAATTTGTGACGGCACGTCAGGCCGCTGAAGCGTCGGCCCCATTCTTGGCTTATCTGTCCTTTCATGAACCCCACATTCCCATCTTGGAATATCCCGAACATATCAATCACTTTCAGCAGAAAGTCGCAGGCTTGGGAGAATCGCCGGCACCACGTGCCGAACGCGAGGGCCGAACGCGAATGCGGCAGGATGATGCCGCCTATGGTAGTGAGGTCGCAGGGCTGGATGATCTGGTGGGCCAAGTCGTGGCGACGCTAGATCACGCTGGACTCCGCGAAGAGACCTTGATCGTTTTCTATTCGGACAACGGTGGGCTGTCGACCAAGTCGCAGCCGGGACCCACAAGCAATCTGCCGCTACGGGCGGGCAAGGGGTGGTTGTACGAAGGTGGGCTACGCGTACCGTTGCTCGTGTCACTGCCAGGGAAGATCGAACCTGCGTCGGTGTCTGATCAGTTGACGGTAAGCTACGATCTGGTGCCAACCCTGCTCGATCTGGTGGGGGCCGAAGTGTCGGTGAACAATGCGTTGCCACCGCAAGCTCTGGATGGCCGTAGTTTACAGCCTATCCTGCTAGGCGATGTGGAATCGCTGCCGGCAAGGGCCGAGTATTGGCACTACCCACACTATCACGGTTCAACCTGGGCCCCCGGTGCAGCCATGCGCGACGGTGATTGGAAGTTAATTCAGTTCGACCACTACGGGCAGGTTGAACTCTACAATCTGGCCGAGGATCCCAGCGAAACGAAGGACTTGGCCGCGGAGCACCCCGAGCGGGTGGCAGACATGCAGCAACGCTTAGCAGCCTGGCAAGCTTCGGTAGGGGCCCGCTTTGCTCAACCGAAAAATCTAGCTGTCGAGGAGCTCGTGGCTTGGTGCATCGTCCCCTTCGATGCAAGTCGCCGTGGACCCGAGGCACGTGCACAAATGTTGCAGGAGTTGGGCCTGCGGAAGCTTGCCTACGACTGGCGCGAAGAGCACGTGGCGACTTGGGATGCAGAAATTGACGCGTTGGCTGCGCACGACATCGAGCTGACAGCTTTTTGGTGCTCCAGTTCGCTCTCGCCAGGACAAGATCCTGGTACGCAACGCATCCTCGATTTTCTGCGTCGGCGACAAGTGACCACTCAATTGTGGGTCATGCTGCCCGATCATGAATTGTCAAAAATTGATGATGAGGCTGAGCGTGTGCAGCGGGCGGCATTGGCACTCCGGCAGTATGCGGAGCTCGCGGGAGAGATTGGATGTCAGGTTGGGCTCTACAATCACGGTGGATGGATTGGACGCCCGGAAATAATGGTCCGAGTGATGCGGGAGTTGAGTGATCTCGACAATTTGGGAATTGTCTACAATCTGCACCATGCCCATGGTGAATTGGATCAGTTTCCTACTGCACTGCGAGCCATGCTCCCCTACCTAATGTGTGTCAATTTGAATGGGACCACCGTCGGAGGCGAAAAAATTGTGACACTTGGGGAGGGGACTCTGGATGCCGAAATTCTGGGTTGGTTGCGCCAAGTACAGTACTCAGGGCCCATTGGCATTCTCGATCACCGAGGTCAATTGGATGCCAAGGAGAGTTTGGAAATGAATTTGACCGGTCTCAGGGCGTTGATTGGCCCAGTCGAGTAG